The following coding sequences lie in one Methanofastidiosum sp. genomic window:
- a CDS encoding ECF transporter S component: MFDESRTIVKLWPYEIIGIFVLVIISFVYQFEKKEFSTKQLTLIAMLSGISAVLRIPFSNFQGIQPCTTLIICSGLIYGPIAGFFVGALTPFVSNFFLGHGPWTPLQMIGWGLPGLTAGYLGRKDINFKFIILFAIAWGFLYGWIMNIWHFAFFVKPHTLETFVRTYVLSIGWDVSHAFGNGLFMAIIGERTIKILTRYKKRFTIERM; encoded by the coding sequence TTGTTTGATGAGTCCAGAACAATAGTAAAGCTCTGGCCATATGAGATAATAGGCATCTTTGTCCTTGTGATCATTTCTTTTGTATACCAGTTTGAAAAAAAGGAGTTCAGTACAAAACAGCTTACGCTTATAGCTATGCTTTCCGGGATATCGGCAGTTTTAAGGATACCATTTTCTAATTTCCAGGGTATACAGCCGTGCACAACACTCATCATCTGTTCTGGCCTTATCTATGGCCCAATTGCCGGGTTTTTTGTAGGAGCTTTGACTCCATTTGTCTCAAATTTTTTTTTAGGCCACGGGCCGTGGACGCCGCTTCAGATGATAGGCTGGGGACTACCCGGGCTCACAGCAGGTTATCTAGGTAGAAAAGATATTAACTTTAAATTCATTATACTATTTGCAATCGCTTGGGGATTTCTTTATGGCTGGATAATGAATATTTGGCACTTTGCCTTTTTTGTGAAACCACACACATTAGAAACTTTTGTCAGAACTTATGTCCTTAGCATCGGGTGGGATGTGAGCCATGCATTTGGCAATGGATTATTTATGGCAATAATAGGTGAAAGGACAATTAAGATTCTGACAAGATATAAGAAAAGATTTACAATTGAAAGAATGTAG